In Opitutaceae bacterium TAV5, one genomic interval encodes:
- a CDS encoding ATPase AAA produces the protein MLTEDKTHEFKREYTDGIKKSVVAFANTDGGEILIGIDDDGTVCGVEKPDAVILQVGNAIRDAVRPDVTMFTDCAVRQMGGKSVVAVTVQRGTARPYYLVGKGIRPEGVFVRQGAASVPASETSILSMLRESAGDSYEAARSIQQKLDLGYASGYFERKGVAFGATQRKTLGLLGSDGMLANLALLLSEQCPHSIKVGVFGGADKSSFRDRREFSGSLLRQVEDAFAFIDLHNPLRSSYKGLEREDARDYPVGAVREALLNAAVHRDYGLSASTLVSVFPDRLEVVSVGGLVKGVSLSDILLGVSALRNPKLANIFYRLNLIEAYGTGIAKIMGSYTGSAAQPEITVSDNAFKVVLPNLGDAAVAGRTRNAAAVPSADAREEKILSLLRERGTITRKDAQETVGVSQASAILLLRLMLSKGTIRKTGRGKSSAYTLA, from the coding sequence ATGCTCACGGAAGACAAGACGCACGAGTTCAAGCGTGAATACACGGACGGAATCAAGAAAAGCGTGGTTGCGTTTGCCAACACGGATGGCGGCGAAATTCTCATCGGCATTGACGACGATGGAACGGTCTGCGGTGTCGAGAAGCCGGACGCCGTGATCCTGCAAGTCGGGAACGCCATTCGCGACGCGGTGCGCCCCGATGTGACGATGTTCACGGATTGCGCGGTCAGGCAAATGGGCGGGAAGTCGGTCGTGGCTGTCACCGTCCAGCGCGGGACGGCGCGGCCCTATTACCTCGTCGGCAAGGGCATCCGGCCGGAGGGCGTCTTTGTCCGGCAGGGCGCGGCCAGCGTCCCCGCTTCGGAGACGTCCATCCTTTCGATGCTCCGCGAGTCGGCGGGTGACAGTTATGAAGCGGCGCGCAGCATTCAGCAGAAACTCGACCTTGGTTACGCCTCCGGCTATTTTGAGCGCAAGGGCGTGGCGTTTGGCGCCACACAGCGAAAAACACTTGGGTTGCTCGGCAGCGACGGGATGCTTGCCAACCTCGCGTTGTTGCTATCGGAACAATGCCCGCATTCGATCAAGGTCGGCGTATTCGGAGGGGCGGACAAGTCCTCGTTCCGCGACAGGCGCGAGTTTTCCGGTTCGCTGCTCCGGCAGGTGGAGGATGCGTTTGCCTTCATTGACCTGCACAACCCGCTCCGTTCGTCCTACAAGGGATTGGAGCGCGAGGATGCGAGGGATTACCCCGTCGGCGCGGTGCGCGAGGCGTTGCTCAACGCGGCGGTGCACCGCGACTACGGGCTGTCGGCGAGCACACTTGTCAGCGTATTCCCGGACCGGCTGGAGGTGGTCAGCGTGGGCGGGCTGGTGAAAGGCGTCTCGCTTTCCGACATCCTTCTCGGCGTGTCCGCTCTGCGAAACCCGAAACTCGCAAACATTTTTTACCGTCTGAACCTCATCGAGGCATACGGAACCGGCATCGCGAAAATCATGGGCAGTTATACCGGAAGCGCGGCGCAGCCGGAAATCACGGTGTCCGACAATGCGTTCAAGGTCGTCCTGCCGAATCTCGGAGATGCCGCTGTTGCGGGCCGGACGCGCAACGCTGCCGCCGTGCCATCGGCAGACGCTCGCGAGGAAAAAATACTGTCGCTGCTGAGAGAGCGCGGAACCATCACTCGCAAGGACGCGCAGGAAACAGTCGGCGTGTCGCAAGCCTCGGCGATTTTGTTACTGCGCCTGATGCTGTCCAAGGGAACCATCCGCAAGACGGGGCGGGGCAAATCCTCCGCATACACGCTCGCTTGA
- a CDS encoding DNA alkylation repair enzyme, with product MPAAETETGNPALKEMFDAKRFRFVASELARIDPQFNSRRFLTLALRDLDGLSLMQRLRRMTECLHATLATAADAGRNGQGGRSYRHVIGILRQLAPRIGHGFVSLVLPDYVGLYGHAPDDFDVSMDALKFFTTFGSSEFAIREFLRRDLTRTLAVMETWSRDNDEAVRRLASEGCRPRLPWSFRLEALMADPSPVAPILENLRADPSLYVRKSVANHLNDITKDHPEWVLDRIKGWPAENPHTAWIVKRALRTLIKKGDRRALAVIGAGDKARVRVSDFRVEPRRVALGGRIALSFRLESTARRGQRLVVDYAIHYVKKSGGASPKVFKLKELTLGPGETVEITRSQSIRDFTTRTHHPGLHAVEILVNGESLAQGGFHLSR from the coding sequence ATGCCTGCCGCCGAAACGGAAACGGGAAATCCGGCCCTCAAGGAGATGTTCGATGCGAAACGCTTCCGCTTCGTCGCCTCGGAACTCGCCCGAATCGATCCGCAGTTCAATTCGAGGCGCTTCCTCACCCTCGCGTTGCGTGATCTCGACGGCCTCTCGCTCATGCAGCGGTTGCGCCGGATGACAGAATGCCTGCACGCCACGCTGGCGACCGCCGCCGATGCCGGCCGCAACGGACAAGGTGGCCGCAGTTACCGGCACGTGATCGGCATCCTCCGCCAACTGGCGCCACGGATCGGTCACGGATTTGTCTCCCTGGTGCTGCCCGATTACGTGGGTCTCTACGGACACGCGCCGGATGATTTCGACGTGTCAATGGACGCACTGAAATTTTTCACCACGTTCGGCTCGTCGGAATTTGCCATCCGCGAGTTCCTGCGCCGCGACCTGACGCGCACGCTCGCCGTGATGGAAACGTGGTCGCGCGATAACGACGAGGCCGTCCGCCGCCTGGCGAGCGAAGGCTGCCGCCCCCGTCTGCCGTGGTCGTTCCGGCTGGAGGCGCTGATGGCGGACCCCTCGCCCGTGGCGCCGATTCTGGAAAATCTGCGGGCCGACCCGAGCCTCTACGTGCGCAAGTCGGTCGCCAACCATCTCAACGACATCACGAAAGACCACCCCGAATGGGTGCTCGACCGGATAAAAGGCTGGCCGGCGGAAAACCCGCACACCGCCTGGATCGTGAAACGCGCCCTGCGCACCCTGATCAAGAAAGGCGACCGCCGCGCGCTCGCCGTGATCGGCGCCGGCGACAAGGCACGGGTGCGGGTAAGCGATTTCCGCGTGGAGCCGCGGCGTGTCGCGCTCGGCGGCCGCATCGCCCTCTCCTTCCGGCTGGAATCGACCGCCCGCCGCGGCCAGCGCCTCGTGGTGGATTACGCCATCCACTATGTGAAAAAATCCGGCGGCGCCTCACCCAAGGTCTTCAAGCTGAAGGAGCTCACGCTCGGCCCCGGCGAAACGGTGGAGATCACGCGCAGCCAGAGTATCCGCGATTTCACGACGCGCACCCATCATCCCGGTCTTCACGCGGTGGAGATTCTGGTCAATGGCGAGAGCCTGGCCCAAGGCGGTTTTCACCTCTCCCGCTGA
- a CDS encoding NAD-dependent deacetylase has translation MRDTPAAAAMSPRLTALEGAGEWFGEIGGVGMTRPEIAQGAAGINPEVFAQALTLQLVPGILSAGREEHSLQQPASLLPCLHAKTHGTPSGMKSCATFARLAVLTGAGMSAESGIPTFRGADGLWENHRIEDVATPGAWARNPELVLRFYNERRRKMLACEPNDGHRGLVRLQDRFDVRIITQNIDNLHERAGSRHVLHLHGELTKQRSSVDPRHVREVEGWEMKPGARCPRGSLMRPHIVWFGEDVPLIGEAARTVREADICVVIGTSLAVYPAAGLVDLAPPDAPVYLIDPEPVHLRAGNARPGVRHIQAGASEGVRRLEALLAQSRT, from the coding sequence ATGCGCGACACTCCGGCAGCAGCGGCGATGTCGCCGAGGCTGACGGCCCTGGAGGGCGCTGGCGAATGGTTCGGGGAGATCGGGGGAGTCGGCATGACGCGTCCGGAAATCGCGCAAGGCGCCGCCGGCATCAATCCCGAAGTGTTTGCACAAGCGTTAACCCTGCAACTCGTGCCGGGCATCCTGAGCGCAGGACGCGAGGAGCACTCGCTGCAGCAACCGGCGTCTCTGCTTCCTTGCCTCCATGCCAAAACACACGGTACTCCCTCAGGCATGAAATCCTGCGCCACATTTGCCCGCCTCGCCGTCCTCACCGGCGCGGGCATGAGCGCCGAGAGCGGCATCCCCACGTTTCGCGGAGCGGACGGGCTTTGGGAAAACCACCGCATCGAGGACGTGGCCACACCCGGGGCGTGGGCTCGCAATCCGGAACTCGTGCTGCGTTTCTACAACGAGCGCCGCCGCAAGATGCTCGCCTGCGAACCCAACGACGGACACCGCGGACTCGTCCGCCTCCAGGACCGGTTCGACGTGCGCATTATTACCCAAAACATCGACAACCTCCACGAACGCGCCGGCAGCCGTCATGTGCTCCACCTGCACGGCGAACTGACCAAACAACGCAGCTCGGTCGATCCGCGCCATGTCCGCGAGGTCGAGGGTTGGGAAATGAAGCCCGGCGCCCGCTGCCCGCGCGGCTCGCTGATGCGTCCGCATATTGTCTGGTTCGGCGAGGATGTGCCGCTGATCGGCGAGGCCGCGCGAACCGTGCGCGAGGCCGATATTTGCGTGGTCATCGGCACGTCGCTCGCCGTCTATCCGGCGGCCGGGCTGGTTGACCTGGCGCCGCCGGATGCGCCGGTTTATCTGATCGACCCGGAACCGGTACACCTGCGCGCGGGAAACGCCCGCCCGGGTGTGAGGCATATTCAGGCCGGAGCCTCGGAAGGCGTGCGGCGACTGGAGGCGTTGCTCGCGCAATCGCGAACGTAA
- a CDS encoding LacI family transcriptional regulator, translating into MTVSLALRNQPGRVSEAVRKRVMAVAGKLGYQPDARITSWMSQVRASKVRELVPLAWLNADKDEDVWHRKKDLIPYFEGARKRCEELGYRLIDEFWLRARGMTGRRMSQILFNRGIRGVIVTPFDMIFHTGLAWGNFAVASFEKSLVAPRLHQVTQDHHYNTMLALKHLRRFGYRRIGVFLSAWSDTRSYHACHGAVAYFHLQTPAEERVPVLMQKARNEPGPEFRPWLREHQPDVVVGQHSELVRWVEAEGYRVPQDIGVVHMALEDDCASWAGVWACKREIGAATAELVIAQLHNNSFGLPKTSHDVRITGRWHPGRTLLTPKPVKTQKTPSPKVRRAQRKP; encoded by the coding sequence ATGACGGTATCGCTGGCGCTGCGAAATCAGCCGGGGCGCGTGAGCGAGGCCGTGCGCAAGCGCGTGATGGCGGTGGCAGGGAAACTTGGATACCAGCCCGACGCGCGCATCACCTCGTGGATGTCGCAGGTGCGGGCGAGCAAGGTTCGCGAACTTGTGCCTCTCGCCTGGCTCAACGCTGACAAGGACGAGGATGTGTGGCATCGGAAGAAGGATCTGATTCCGTATTTTGAGGGAGCCCGGAAACGGTGCGAGGAATTGGGATACCGTCTGATCGACGAGTTCTGGCTTCGCGCCCGGGGAATGACGGGCCGCCGTATGTCGCAGATTTTGTTCAATCGCGGCATTCGCGGCGTGATCGTCACTCCTTTCGACATGATTTTTCACACTGGTCTGGCGTGGGGGAATTTTGCCGTGGCGTCGTTCGAAAAATCCCTAGTCGCCCCTCGCCTGCATCAGGTGACTCAAGACCACCACTACAATACGATGCTGGCGTTAAAACATCTGCGGCGTTTCGGGTATCGGCGGATCGGGGTGTTTCTCTCGGCGTGGAGCGACACGCGATCGTATCACGCATGCCATGGCGCGGTCGCGTATTTTCACCTACAGACGCCGGCGGAGGAGCGGGTGCCGGTGCTGATGCAGAAGGCAAGAAATGAGCCCGGCCCGGAGTTCAGGCCATGGCTGCGCGAGCATCAGCCTGATGTGGTCGTCGGGCAGCACAGCGAACTCGTCCGCTGGGTGGAAGCGGAGGGGTACCGTGTGCCGCAGGATATCGGCGTGGTGCACATGGCGCTCGAAGACGACTGCGCCAGTTGGGCCGGCGTGTGGGCGTGCAAACGCGAAATCGGAGCGGCGACCGCCGAACTGGTCATCGCCCAGTTGCACAACAATTCATTTGGCCTCCCCAAAACCAGTCATGACGTCCGCATCACGGGACGCTGGCATCCGGGCCGGACGCTGCTCACTCCCAAGCCGGTGAAAACGCAGAAAACGCCGTCCCCAAAAGTGAGGAGAGCACAACGAAAACCGTAG
- a CDS encoding anchor protein, which produces MKTSSIRTGLFLPCMLLALMTTALLAASVPARAAAEVLYTFSEDFESITADTTINGKNGWIASTTDQSVITSSKGTNALRQRGANPHLWAAHAIDQTYAGQADTITFSWKEWSGTGTDLVAGAALLSGDDAATASSLVNIGMSRSNVGGWHTSLTYDSWNGSAYETVMVSQAEFSTPARNTVYTFDVLVNLTAHTYSFTVTGGSVTYTSPAIAIDPSLAFPTFLKLQTTGTDGNTSGGHIGLFDDVSLQLIKTQTVPEPATCVLITGVFALLALGIVRARRSMGN; this is translated from the coding sequence ATGAAAACATCATCGATTCGCACTGGTTTGTTCCTGCCCTGCATGCTGCTGGCTCTTATGACAACGGCTCTTTTGGCGGCGTCTGTTCCCGCCCGGGCCGCGGCCGAGGTGCTTTACACCTTTTCGGAAGATTTTGAGAGCATCACGGCTGACACTACTATTAACGGTAAAAATGGCTGGATCGCTTCAACAACTGACCAATCCGTGATTACCAGTTCCAAAGGCACCAACGCTCTCAGGCAGCGGGGGGCAAATCCACATCTTTGGGCAGCTCATGCGATAGACCAGACTTATGCCGGCCAGGCAGACACCATCACGTTTTCGTGGAAAGAGTGGTCGGGCACCGGCACCGACCTTGTCGCAGGTGCCGCATTGCTTTCCGGCGACGATGCGGCAACGGCAAGCTCCCTTGTGAACATTGGAATGTCTCGCTCCAACGTGGGTGGTTGGCACACAAGCCTTACTTACGATTCGTGGAACGGCAGTGCTTACGAGACAGTGATGGTGTCACAGGCGGAGTTTTCGACTCCTGCGCGGAATACCGTTTATACTTTTGACGTGTTGGTAAACCTTACCGCGCATACGTATTCCTTCACCGTTACAGGCGGGTCTGTGACTTACACTTCCCCCGCGATTGCTATCGATCCATCATTGGCATTCCCAACTTTTCTGAAACTTCAGACCACTGGCACCGATGGCAATACTAGCGGCGGACATATCGGTCTTTTTGACGACGTCTCCTTGCAACTGATCAAAACCCAAACCGTGCCTGAACCAGCAACCTGCGTCTTGATTACCGGCGTGTTCGCATTGCTCGCGCTTGGTATTGTTCGTGCGAGGAGATCGATGGGAAATTGA
- a CDS encoding glycosyl hydrolase family 39 — MIVSRVINVAVWASVLVLPAFMLAAPSRMLAEADLFQIPPLCPQIIEAEDVVLPSVQKVPDASASGGVYVTSSKEWTTLVRVPVPSAESNESIAVWIHTRGLSIALKAEIDPVKKKPGKELAWTWKPGDTLKDGAPNPAAHEWGWRRLGTWRRETLGDHIHLMRGRDNSSEGAGLDAIFFGPVGASPEKTGQANSSASSKTVQALGDLNAPLAAPDGKQNEMGSNKSDGGAATSRGAARLSIDWAETLGEATRRQFGLNLMTDFEARTGEKKRLYSENLTYFNPGFARYHAGGKPFALWFDYQNRMWDREKIKAALDSWTPPATGNASVGRMLNISGAPRKSDNPQKSGWFEYNQYGWLDPRHYDEFGDLCADLARIINIEQKRGFEYFEITNEHDFAYWRNRAKAGEPTNAKGLGELFVAVAKKIRAVDPSIKLGGPASCRGEPWLTESFHREFAQVALPWLDFFSFHCYPTGSADTSDSKVYDGIAEMGEMIRAHRKMLDKLSPNRRIEIHLTEYNVNWAWNVGDPRMANHKGAVFDSLFFIEAVRSGLDVGAAWNDHDGTYGKADYGYAIRPAGRAFHYFNNWLVGRAVKVSGEIPRMVVAFAVEQQGERRSLVLVNRTGETQTAILPDDVFGIGVNKNVADLPVSTARIAEDGLWRGSVTVAKLRNAELGLPSDSVTFLTLPFSNH, encoded by the coding sequence ATGATTGTTTCCAGGGTAATCAACGTGGCGGTTTGGGCCAGTGTGCTTGTGTTGCCGGCGTTCATGCTGGCCGCTCCAAGCCGCATGTTGGCTGAGGCTGATCTTTTTCAAATCCCGCCTCTTTGTCCGCAAATCATTGAGGCGGAGGACGTCGTTCTTCCCTCTGTCCAGAAGGTCCCGGATGCCTCCGCTTCCGGCGGAGTCTATGTCACCTCGTCGAAGGAGTGGACGACACTCGTCCGCGTGCCTGTGCCATCCGCCGAATCCAACGAAAGCATCGCCGTGTGGATTCACACACGAGGCCTTTCGATCGCGTTGAAGGCGGAGATTGATCCCGTGAAAAAAAAGCCGGGCAAGGAACTCGCATGGACTTGGAAGCCAGGCGATACCCTGAAGGATGGCGCGCCCAATCCCGCTGCGCACGAATGGGGGTGGCGGCGTTTGGGAACCTGGCGGCGCGAAACTCTGGGGGACCACATCCATCTGATGCGCGGACGCGACAACAGCAGCGAAGGGGCGGGGCTTGATGCGATTTTTTTCGGACCGGTCGGTGCTTCGCCTGAAAAGACAGGGCAGGCAAACAGCAGCGCTTCCTCCAAAACCGTTCAGGCGCTTGGCGACCTGAACGCCCCGCTGGCCGCCCCGGACGGCAAACAAAATGAAATGGGAAGCAACAAGTCGGATGGCGGCGCGGCCACTTCTCGCGGGGCAGCCCGGCTTTCCATTGACTGGGCGGAGACGCTTGGAGAGGCAACGCGCCGACAATTCGGGCTGAACTTGATGACGGATTTCGAGGCGAGGACTGGAGAGAAAAAACGTTTGTATTCAGAAAATCTGACCTATTTTAATCCGGGTTTTGCACGTTACCACGCGGGCGGAAAACCGTTCGCGCTGTGGTTTGATTATCAGAACCGCATGTGGGATCGCGAAAAAATCAAGGCAGCTCTCGACAGTTGGACGCCCCCTGCGACCGGGAATGCGAGCGTCGGGCGCATGCTGAACATTTCAGGCGCGCCGCGCAAATCGGATAATCCCCAAAAGTCCGGTTGGTTCGAATATAACCAATACGGCTGGCTCGACCCCAGACACTACGACGAATTCGGGGACCTGTGCGCTGACCTCGCACGTATCATCAATATCGAACAGAAACGCGGCTTTGAGTATTTTGAAATCACTAATGAGCACGATTTCGCCTACTGGCGCAACCGCGCCAAGGCGGGCGAACCGACGAACGCCAAAGGGCTTGGCGAATTGTTTGTCGCCGTCGCGAAAAAAATCCGTGCGGTTGACCCAAGCATCAAGCTCGGCGGCCCCGCTTCTTGTCGGGGCGAACCATGGCTGACGGAATCATTTCACCGCGAGTTTGCTCAGGTGGCGCTACCCTGGCTGGATTTCTTCTCGTTTCATTGCTACCCAACCGGCTCCGCCGACACATCCGACTCCAAAGTCTATGACGGCATTGCGGAGATGGGGGAGATGATTCGAGCCCATCGGAAAATGCTGGATAAATTGAGCCCGAATCGTCGTATCGAAATTCACCTTACAGAATACAATGTCAACTGGGCCTGGAACGTCGGCGATCCACGCATGGCCAACCACAAGGGAGCGGTTTTCGACAGCCTGTTTTTTATCGAGGCCGTGCGCAGCGGGCTTGACGTTGGCGCTGCATGGAACGACCACGATGGCACTTACGGCAAAGCCGATTATGGATACGCGATCCGTCCGGCGGGACGGGCATTCCACTATTTCAACAACTGGCTTGTCGGGCGTGCCGTGAAGGTTTCGGGCGAAATCCCTCGCATGGTCGTGGCCTTCGCTGTCGAGCAACAAGGAGAGCGGCGTAGTCTCGTGCTCGTCAACCGCACCGGTGAGACGCAAACCGCAATCCTGCCCGATGATGTCTTTGGGATAGGCGTGAACAAAAACGTGGCTGATCTTCCTGTGAGCACCGCGCGAATCGCCGAAGACGGCCTTTGGCGCGGAAGCGTCACCGTTGCCAAATTACGCAACGCCGAACTTGGTTTGCCGTCCGACTCCGTGACATTCCTTACGCTGCCATTTTCAAATCACTGA
- a CDS encoding N-terminal cleavage protein produces the protein MKTKNTSTHAFTLVELLTVIAIIGVLAAILIPVLGKVRSSARDAVCLSNLRQIGTAITLYTSEHPYFPPGATKTGALGYEGITGYWTTVLAPYFSTSGTSSARAWYDCPSKAFKTATPANTYSCNRNLMPDNQYSGPNPLVRIEKVTRPSQVVVVMDGAQQDEDGYTNPLASATKLPYGADPEKYYDPFDNKDLVGGGQPRFRHRGNRFMNVVYVDGHAASIENGKLKYGNINP, from the coding sequence ATGAAGACAAAAAACACATCAACCCATGCCTTCACGCTTGTCGAATTGCTCACTGTGATTGCGATTATTGGCGTATTGGCCGCCATCCTGATTCCGGTGCTTGGCAAAGTCCGCTCGTCGGCGCGTGACGCCGTTTGCCTCTCCAACTTACGACAAATCGGCACTGCAATCACATTGTACACAAGCGAGCATCCCTATTTCCCGCCTGGCGCCACCAAAACCGGTGCGCTTGGTTACGAGGGAATTACCGGCTATTGGACAACGGTCCTCGCTCCTTATTTCAGCACCTCTGGCACAAGTTCCGCCCGCGCGTGGTATGATTGTCCTTCGAAAGCATTTAAAACCGCCACTCCTGCCAACACCTATTCCTGTAATCGAAACCTGATGCCCGACAACCAGTATTCGGGTCCGAATCCTCTGGTGCGAATTGAAAAAGTCACCCGGCCCTCGCAGGTCGTCGTCGTCATGGATGGCGCGCAGCAGGACGAGGACGGTTACACCAATCCATTGGCGAGCGCGACGAAGCTCCCTTACGGGGCGGATCCGGAAAAATATTACGACCCGTTTGATAACAAGGATCTGGTGGGGGGTGGACAGCCGCGTTTTCGCCATCGGGGCAATCGTTTCATGAACGTGGTGTACGTTGATGGTCATGCCGCTTCCATCGAGAATGGGAAATTGAAATACGGAAACATCAACCCCTGA
- a CDS encoding glycoside hydrolase family 37: protein MDTLCAGGAVWAEKTNTDGLTTSAGKSAPEPVFDARPGWVDFYHEALRMARAHVVEVAGMPRSPYMDEGFAPDTLWIWDTCFMALFCRYAPDVFPGVESLENFYGPMHGGLSSPLKIQHPDNPPLFAWVERENFRLTGDLRRVRWLLHETQALQKHFHWFDNLSRGDAFPWARIPSALRRGHAGFQWSGMAAGMDNSPRFDGPNGEVDGARGFNGSKGLEGDPFVVDALAQQGLAARCIAELAREAGELSLAIEYGERYERIRHEVNTRHWDEADGFYYDRAARADGSAGGFSRVRTPASFWPVLAGMASSAQVERMAAFVRNADELGGEIPWPSVSRSHPGFDNATGEYWRGAVWLPTAYMGIKALSENGHGALADETAERVLSHMYRTWKNYEPATIWECYDPNLPRPSTHRGSLVRPDFCGWSALGPISLFIEHVLGFHAISATQREVHWRLHQTGRHGIRRLRFGDIETDIVYEEDGSLFVKTSCPYRLHINGHVQYIRQGTQRFRI, encoded by the coding sequence ATGGATACACTATGCGCCGGAGGCGCTGTCTGGGCTGAAAAGACGAATACGGACGGACTCACGACATCCGCTGGAAAATCCGCGCCGGAACCGGTGTTCGACGCCCGGCCCGGCTGGGTGGATTTTTATCATGAGGCACTGCGCATGGCTCGGGCGCATGTCGTCGAGGTCGCAGGTATGCCGCGCAGCCCTTACATGGACGAAGGCTTCGCTCCCGACACGCTTTGGATTTGGGATACCTGCTTTATGGCGCTGTTCTGTCGTTACGCGCCCGACGTGTTTCCCGGTGTGGAAAGTTTGGAAAATTTCTATGGCCCCATGCATGGCGGTCTCTCGTCACCGCTCAAAATCCAGCATCCCGACAACCCGCCGCTGTTCGCCTGGGTCGAGCGCGAGAACTTTCGCCTGACCGGCGACCTTCGCCGCGTGCGCTGGTTGTTGCACGAAACACAGGCACTCCAAAAGCATTTCCATTGGTTCGACAACCTGAGTCGCGGCGATGCATTCCCGTGGGCGCGCATCCCGTCGGCATTGCGGCGCGGACACGCCGGCTTTCAGTGGAGCGGCATGGCGGCGGGCATGGATAACTCTCCGCGCTTCGACGGCCCCAACGGAGAGGTGGACGGCGCCCGCGGTTTCAACGGCTCGAAGGGTCTGGAGGGCGATCCGTTCGTGGTGGACGCCCTCGCGCAGCAAGGACTGGCGGCGCGATGCATCGCGGAGCTGGCGCGGGAGGCGGGCGAATTGTCATTGGCTATCGAATACGGGGAGCGCTACGAGCGCATTCGCCACGAAGTGAATACGCGCCACTGGGACGAGGCGGACGGTTTTTATTACGATCGGGCGGCGCGGGCGGACGGATCGGCGGGCGGGTTCTCGCGGGTGCGCACGCCGGCCTCGTTCTGGCCGGTGCTGGCGGGCATGGCGTCGTCCGCGCAGGTGGAGCGCATGGCTGCATTTGTTCGTAATGCGGACGAATTGGGCGGAGAAATCCCGTGGCCCTCGGTGTCGCGCTCGCATCCGGGTTTTGACAACGCGACGGGCGAATACTGGCGCGGTGCGGTGTGGTTGCCCACGGCCTACATGGGAATCAAGGCGCTCTCGGAAAACGGCCACGGCGCGCTGGCCGACGAGACGGCGGAGCGCGTGTTGTCTCACATGTATCGAACATGGAAAAACTATGAGCCTGCCACGATATGGGAGTGCTATGATCCCAATCTTCCGCGTCCTTCAACTCATCGCGGAAGTCTGGTTCGACCGGATTTTTGCGGATGGTCGGCGTTGGGGCCGATTTCGCTGTTCATCGAGCATGTGCTGGGTTTTCACGCAATTTCGGCCACGCAGCGCGAGGTACATTGGCGGCTGCACCAGACTGGACGACACGGGATTCGGCGACTGCGATTTGGCGATATTGAAACCGATATCGTTTACGAAGAAGATGGCTCCCTTTTCGTAAAAACCTCGTGTCCCTACCGCCTCCATATCAACGGCCATGTGCAATACATACGGCAGGGCACTCAACGATTCCGGATTTAG
- a CDS encoding LacI family transcriptional regulator: MRANLRMIAREARVGLGTVSRALRGLAGVDPETLARVQAVADRLGYVRDPQLASAFSFARRAEKPVYRETLAFLAVEPETRYGRLAWLQGLHTGFAERAAGLGYAVRCIVTPREAKAQRALSRQLHAQGIRGVAVCPVTDWTPFELDLEWKRFAAAELGHSLWRPALMRVERDLADDFALMFTEIRKRGYRRIGLAMNRDDEVRRRWGVLAAYLLFRHRNADLPALRPLEDVSGYTKRNLLRWVRQEKPEVIVVNGSEPLDWLQEAGWRFPEDIAVCRIDCIPGRPETGLAADYEQMGRAVVNLLSSALERGELGLPERPGVLSIPNRWNEGSTLPMDVR, translated from the coding sequence ATGCGCGCCAATCTTCGTATGATCGCCCGGGAGGCCAGGGTGGGCCTGGGAACGGTATCGCGAGCCCTGCGCGGGCTGGCAGGGGTCGATCCGGAGACGCTGGCCCGGGTACAGGCCGTGGCGGACCGGCTCGGCTATGTGCGCGACCCGCAACTCGCCAGCGCGTTCTCGTTCGCACGCCGGGCAGAGAAACCGGTTTACCGGGAGACGCTGGCGTTTCTGGCGGTGGAGCCGGAAACACGTTACGGAAGGCTGGCGTGGCTGCAGGGACTCCACACGGGGTTTGCAGAGCGGGCGGCAGGGCTGGGTTATGCCGTGCGGTGTATCGTGACTCCGCGCGAGGCGAAGGCGCAACGGGCGTTGTCACGGCAGTTGCACGCGCAGGGGATTCGTGGTGTGGCCGTGTGCCCGGTCACGGACTGGACGCCCTTCGAACTGGATCTGGAATGGAAACGCTTCGCGGCGGCCGAACTCGGGCATTCGTTATGGCGTCCGGCATTGATGCGCGTGGAGCGTGACCTGGCGGATGATTTCGCACTGATGTTTACCGAGATCCGGAAGCGCGGTTACCGGAGGATCGGGCTGGCCATGAATCGCGATGACGAGGTACGACGGCGTTGGGGCGTGCTGGCGGCGTATTTGCTTTTTCGGCACCGGAACGCGGATCTGCCTGCGTTACGCCCGCTGGAGGATGTTTCAGGTTATACGAAACGAAATTTGCTGCGATGGGTGCGCCAGGAGAAACCGGAGGTCATCGTGGTCAATGGCTCCGAGCCGCTCGACTGGTTGCAGGAAGCGGGCTGGCGTTTTCCGGAAGACATCGCGGTTTGCCGCATCGATTGTATACCCGGCCGGCCGGAAACCGGGCTGGCCGCGGACTACGAACAAATGGGACGCGCCGTGGTCAACCTGCTGAGCAGTGCGCTCGAACGCGGCGAACTCGGCCTGCCGGAACGCCCCGGCGTGTTGAGCATCCCCAACCGCTGGAACGAGGGCAGCACGCTGCCCATGGATGTGCGGTGA